In Bacillus weihaiensis, the genomic stretch AAATCGATACGATGAATGTAATCATCCTTACTCCTCCTAAAAGTATCCTATTAATAAAATTAATCCCATTTTAAACCTGTAGGTAACAAAACACAATATCTTTTTCAGAAAAAATAAATTATTCAGATAAAAGTTTTTTATACCAGCTATCTCTAAGAAGTCAAAGAAGATTCATCATGTAATAGAGTAAGCTGTATGGAGTTATGAGTAATAAACAGTAAAATGATCATTTACTTAAAAAACAAATAATGCTAAAAGATCTTATTCAAAAATAAGAATCTCGTAAGATTATCTTACCTTTGGAGATAGTGACGGTGAAAAGGAATATGAACGATATATTGGCTTTAAAAATACGTAAAATTTTAAACGTTTTCTTGACGCTTTTTTCTTTTGCTTTATACTTTAATGTAGTGTGTAAATCTCATTCCTAAGTATAAGTGAAGATTTTTAAATGAATAGGTTACAGGTGATCTCATGAAAACAGTGTACGATGTACAACAATTATTAAAAAAATACGGTATCTTTATTTATATTGGAGACCGAATTGCAGATTTAGAATTAATGGAAGAAGAAGTTAGACAATTGTTTGAATCACAGCTCATTGAACCGAAGGATTATCAAATGGCGATCCTCATTTTAAGACAAACAGTACAAACTCTTAAAAAAAGTGATAGCTGAACCAATACTTTTTAAATGCAGATGCAGATGCAGATGAATACGTTGATCTTATTGTGAGTCATTGGATATAAAGACCAATAAAGTGGGTGGACTAACATCAATAAAGATATGTTAGCTGCACTTAAGGTTGATAAGTGACTAATTTGCAAATACTGGCATGTGTGTAGCAATGACAATGTAACCGATTACTAAATTTATATATAATAGAAGAAAAAGGTGATTGTATGAATGAACAATGGTTAGTTGGTGTTGATTTAGGTGGTACAACAATAAAAATGGCATTCATTAATTTTTATGGTGAAATTGT encodes the following:
- a CDS encoding YqgQ family protein, with the protein product MKTVYDVQQLLKKYGIFIYIGDRIADLELMEEEVRQLFESQLIEPKDYQMAILILRQTVQTLKKSDS